In Streptomyces sp. 71268, the DNA window ACCGTGCTGAACAAGCACAGCGCGGGCCTGGCCGTCGACGGCGGCTTCGGCTCGGTGACCCGCTCCGCCGTCCGCGCGTTCCAGGGCGCCAACCGGCTGGTCGTCGACGGCGAGGCGGGCCCGAAGACCTGGACGGCCCTCGTCGGCTGACGTCAGGTCAGCGCCGTACGGGCTGGCCGTTGCCGCCCCGGCTCCGGCGCGCGACGACGAGGGCGCCGCCGAGGCCGGCCGCGGCCGCCAGGGTGACCGCGAAGGTGGTGGCCGCGCTGGTCAGCCCGACCGCGTCGGTGAGGTAGCCGGCGCCGACCGCGAGCAGGCCGGCCGGGGCGTAACCGCCGACGCTGAGCGCGGCGTTGGCCTCGGCGAGCCGGTGGGTCGGGACGCTGGAGTTGAGCAGGGACAGGCCGCCGAGCTGGCCCATGCCCTGGCCGGCCCCGGCGAGCACGGCCGCGGCGACCAGGGCCCAGACGGTCGCGGTGTGCACGGCGACGACCAGCGTCGCCATGCCGAACACGACGCTGACGGCCCCGCCGACCAGGATCGTGTGCCGGGAGCGCCGCTGCACCGCGAACTGCACGCACGTCGAGGCGAGGAACATCGCGAACGCCAGCGCGCCCGGCACGATCCGGCTGCCGCTGCCGAGCAGGTCGGTCAGGAGCGACGGCCCGAGCGAGAGCACGAACGACGTCGCCACGATGCCCGGCCCGAACACCGCGACGCCCAGCGCGAGGTGCCACCCACTGCCTCGCGGAACGCCCGGCACCCGCACCCAGACAACTCGGTCCGTGTCCCCGCCCCTGTCCCTGTCCCTGCCTTTGCCTCCGCCCGGCCCCGCCGACGCGCGAGGCACTGGCGCCAGCCCGGGAACCGGCCTCGGCACCGGCATCCGCCAGACGACCAGCGCGGCCGTGCCGAGCAGCGCCGCCTCCACGAGGAACACGGTGACGGTCGGCGCGGGCAGCGTCTCGGACAGCACGCCTGACAGGAGGGGCCCGAGGCCGGCGCCGAAGACCATGGCGGACGAGGCCAACAGGGCGCCGAGCCGGCGTCGGTCGGGGCCGGCCACGTCGGTGACGGCGGCCATCCCCGCGGAGACGGCCGCCCCGACGGCCAGTCCCGTGAGCAGCCGCGCCACGATCAGCACGGTGACGTGGTGCGCGGTGGCGAACAGGAGACAGGCGGCCAAGGCGAGGCCCAGCGCGGGCAGCAGCACGGGCCGGCGGCCGAACCGGTCGGACAGCACGCCGCAGCAGAGCAGCGACGCGAGCAGGCCGACGATGTAACTGGCGAAGACGACGGTCAACGTGCCGCCGGAGAAGCCGAGTTCGTCCTGCCAGAGCACGTACAGCGGCGTCGCCGCGTTCGACAGGGCGAAGACCGCCGTGACGGGCCAGGCCGCCAGCCACACCCACCACAGCGGCACCACCGCGCGCCCATCCGCCGGCCCTCCCGCGACGTCGTGGCGCCGGGGCCCGTCGCCCCGCACGCTCACCGCCGCCCCCGTGGCCGTACGCCGTGCCGACATGCCCGCCCCCTTCGCCGCTCTCAGTACGAGTTGAGTCGAACTTAGCATGCAGTACGATTAAACTCGTACTGATTCTGCGGGGGCGATGCCGTCCGTACGATCCGTACCGTCCGTACTGAGGCGAATCGAGCGACGGGAGGCGGCCCATGCCGTCGAGTGCGCACACCATCTCGGCCGTCCGGGTGTTGCCCGAACCCGCCGACCTGCCCGCTCCGCTGCCGGAGCCGGCCCCGGCGGAGCTGCGCCTGGAGACGGTGCTCGGCGCCCTGAGCGACCCGCTGCGCCTGTTCATCGTGCGCAAGTTGCTGCTGGAGTCGGAGCGGTTCGACCATCCCTGCTCCTGGCTGGGCATCGACCGGCCCAAGTCGTCGCTCACCCATCACTACAAGGCGCTGCGCGAGGCGGGCCTCATCCGGCAGCGCCAGTACGGCCTGGAGCGGCGCAGCCACGTCCGCGTCGCCGACCTCAACGACCGCTTCCCCGGCCTGCTCGACCTCGTCGCCGCCTGGGAGCCGCCGGTCGCCCCCTGAGGGTGGCGGCCGGGCGGCGGCTGAACGGCCGCGGGCAAGAGGAACGCCCCGTCGGCGCGCTGGTGGTTCAGCGTCCGGCGGGGCGTGCCGGCCGGCAGGGTCGGCCCGAGGGGGCCGCCGTGTCCGGCCGCGTGTCGCGTTGTGCGGTCGGGCTGGGTCAGCCCACGGCCTTGCCCTGGTCGGTGGCCTGCTGGGCTCGGAAGAAGTCCTTGCACAGTGGCGCGGTGCCGGCCGGGCTCTTGGTGAACTCGGCGGTGATCCACTGCTCCTTGCCGCGGATCTTGTACCAGTAGGTGCTGTTCTGGACCGGCTGGGCGCGGACCTTGCAGTCCACGCCGACGACCGTGCCGTTCTTGAGGTTGCCCACGTCCGTGGCGTCCTCGCTCGGGTACATCCGGACGTTGAGCGGCTTCGTGCTGCGGGTGTCGACGGTCACGTGCGGCTTGGCCGGGGCCGCGGCCCTCGTCGCGTCGGCGGCCTGAGCGGAGGCCGTGCCGAGCGCCAGCGCCGCACCGCCCGCCGCCACGCCGAGGGCCAGGGTCGCCGCCGTCACGCGGGCGCGGCGCGTCCTTGCTGCCATGTCACTCATCTCCTTGCGTCGTCACGCCAGGCGACTGCCGGGGCGTGAGAGTCGGGACTACACAAGCGAGGACGCGGCACTCCGGGTGAAAGGTTCGGGTATGTCCGAATTTTTTCCCCTTTTTCTTTCCAAGATCGGGTGCGACCGAGAACGACAACGGCGAGGGCCGACGCCGGGTTCACACCCCGCGCCGGCCCTCGCCGATCCGTACCGCCGCCCCGTCCGGCTGGCCCGTGCCGCCGGCCCGCGCCACCGACGCGCGCCCCGGGGCCGGTAACCGCGGCTCAGTGGCCGCGCGCGATCCACTCCTCCAGGTGCGGCGCCTCGGCGCCGATCGTCGTGGAGTCGCCGTGTCCGGTACGTACCACCGTCTCGGCCGGCAGGGTCAGCAGCCGGTCGCGGATCGAGTCGATGATCGTCGGGAACGAGGAGTACGAGCGCCCGGTGGCGCCGGGCCCGCCCTGGAACAGCGTGTCACCCGAGAACAGCGTGCCCACACCCGAGAGCCCGCCCTCGTCCGGCGCCCCGGCCGTCAGCGTCGGCGCGTACAGGCACACCGCGCCGGGGGAGTGCCCGGGGGTGTGCAGCACCCGCAACTCGGTGTCGGCGACGGTGAGCACGTCACCCTCCACGAGCCGGCCGTCCGGCGCCCGGTGCGGGTGCCGCATCCGCCACAGCGCCTCGTCCTCCGGGTGCAGCAGGATGGGCGCCCCGGTGGCGTCGGAGACCTCGGGGGCCGCGTCGATGTGGTCGTCGTGGCCGTGCGTGCACAGGATGCCGAGCAGGCGCCGGTCGCCCACGGCCTCGATGATGGCCCGCGCGTCGTGCGCGGCGTCGATGACGTACACCTCGCGGTCGTCACCGACCAGCCAGACGTTGTTGTCCACCTCCCACGTCCCGCCGTCGAGCGAGAACGTCCCGGAGGTGACCAGGTGGTCGATGCGCGCCTCGCCGGTCACAGGATCACCACCGAACGCAGCACCTCGCCGCGGTGCATCTTGGCGAACGCCTCCTCGATGTCGTCCAGCGTGATCGTCTCGCTGACGAACGCGTCGAGGTCCAGCCGCCCCTGCTGGTACAGGTCGACGAGCATCGGGAAGTCGCGCGAGGGCAGGCAGTCGCCGTACCAGGACGACTTGAGCGCCCCGCCGCGCCCGAACACGTCGAGCAGCGGCAGCTCCAGCTTCATCTCCGGCGTCGGCACGCCGACCAGGACGACGGTGCCGGCCAGGTCGCGGGCGTAGAACGCCTGCTGGTACGTCTCCGGGCGGCCGACCGCCTCGATGACGACGTCGGCGCCGTTGCCGTCGGTCAGCCCGCGCACGGCCTCGACCACGTCCGTGGTGCGCCCGTTGACGGTGTGCGTGGCGCCGAGCCCGCGTGCCTGCTCCAGCTTGCGGTCGTCCAGGTCCACCGCGATGATTTTGGCGGCCCCGGCCAACCGGGCGCCCGCGATCGCGGCGATGCCCACGCCGCCGCAGCCGATGACGGCGACGGAGTCGCCGCGGCCCACGTTGCCGGTGTTGATGGCGGCGCCGATGCCGGCCATCACGCCGCAGCCGAGCAGGCCGGCGGCGGCCGGCGAGGCGGCCGGGTCCACCTTGGTGCACTGGCCTGCGGCCACCAACGTCTTCTCCGCGAACGCCCCGATGCCCAGCGCCGGCGTCAGCTCGGCGCCGGCCGACGGGCCCTCGGCCAGGGTCATCTTCTGGGTGGCGTTGTGGGTCGCGAAGCAGTACCACGGGCGGCCCCGCTTGCACGCCCGACACTGGCCGCACACCGCGCGCCAGTTCAGAATGACGAAGTCGCCGGGCGCCACGTCGCTCACCCCGTCGCCGACCGACTCCACGACGCCCGCCGCCTCGTGCCCGAGCAGGAACGGGAAGTCGTCGTTGATGCCGCCCTCACGGTAGTGCAGGTCGGTGTGGCACACGCCGCACGCCTGGACCCGTACGACCGCCTCGCCCGGGCCCGGGTCGGGCACCACGATCGTCTCCACCCGGACCGGCTGCCCCTTGCCCAGGGCCACCACGCCACGCACCTGCTGTGCCATGCGAGCTACCTCTCTCTACGGTTCGCGCCCCGCGGTTCCACCTCCGCGCACCGCGCGGCCCCCACTCTCGTACGCCACGCCCCGACCGTCCAACCGACGCGGCCCACGCCACGACGTGCGACGTCGGCGAAGGGGCCCGGCGCGCGGGCGCCACACCGCGCCACCCCGGGCCCGCGCGACAGCGACCGAACGGGACCACACGAGGCCGCACGCGACCGCACGCGACCGTGCGGGAAGCCGTACGAGAACAGACGAGACCGCACGAGACCGTACGAGACCGGGAGGGGGAGGAAGAGATCGGGGAGAGGGGGCGGGGGTCAGCGGGTGGGGGTGGTGGTGTCCTCGTCGTCGGCCGGCTCGTCCGCCGTGTCGGCGGTCAGGCGCTCGCCCCGGCACGCGGCGATCCGCAGGGCCTTCTCGGACGAGAGGACCAGTTCGCTCAGCGCGCACCGGAGCTGGTCCTCGGACGCCGTGCCGTGCAGGGTGGCCCGGGCGTGCTCGGTCACCGACGCCACGTGGTCGAGGGCACCGTCCTCCATGCTCTGCATGAGGTTGGCCAGGGGACTGTCCGCGGCCTCGCTGGCCACGTAACACGAGTGGCCGTGCGGCCCCACGTACCGCTTCGGGTGCTGCCACGCGGTGTGCCGTAACAGGGCCGCCACACCCTGATCCCACTCGCGTTCCTGGCTCACCTGCCGTGTTCCCTTCTCCTGTGGGGGCAACTGTGCGGAAACTAGGGAGAATCCGCGCACATCAGGGCGGTCGCCCCAGCCTTGGCCACGCACGACCGTGACCGCTAGCGCGGCCACTCTCGCATTGGGGCGCGCCCGCCACCAGGGGGCCGCGTGTTGTCCGCGTACCCGCCTCGTCGCGCTCTGTGCCCGACTCGCCGTGAGCGATACGGAGAGCCACCGTCCGGTGCGCGCCACCGACGGCGCCACCGCTGCGGCGAAGCGGGCGCGCGCCGGCGCGCTCAGGCGTGGCCGGGCCGTCCCGGCGGGGTGTCGAGGTGGGCGTTGACGCGGCCGAGCAGGGCGAAGAGTTGCCTGCGCTCGTCGTGGTCGAGCGGAGCCATGACGCGCTCGTTGACGTCGGCGAGGACGCGGTCGAGTTCGGCGAGTCGGCGCTCGCCGCTGTCGGTGATGCTGATGACGTTGCGGCGCCTGTCCGCCGGGTCGGGGGCGCGGCGCACCCAGCCGCCGGCCGCGAGGTCGTTGAGGACGGCGACCAGATCGCTCTTGTAGATCCGGGTGCGGTCGGAGAGGGCCGCCTGGCTCGCCGGCCCGAACTCGGCGAGCGTGGCGAGCACCACGAAGTGGTCCTTGCGGGCCCCCACCGCGCCGAGCGCGTCACCCGCCACCCGCCGCAGTTGCACGGCGGTCATCCCGACGAGGCGCGAGAGCTGGCCCTTGAGCCGCTCGGGAGTCTCGTCGCCGCGGTCGAAGCGCGATTCGTCGCCGGTCTCCATGCCGACAGCCTAGCCGTTTGTGTTAGTGCTCCTAACGGTATACGTTCGTGAGGAACCCGAACGTTAGTGGCACTAA includes these proteins:
- a CDS encoding MFS transporter, yielding MSARRTATGAAVSVRGDGPRRHDVAGGPADGRAVVPLWWVWLAAWPVTAVFALSNAATPLYVLWQDELGFSGGTLTVVFASYIVGLLASLLCCGVLSDRFGRRPVLLPALGLALAACLLFATAHHVTVLIVARLLTGLAVGAAVSAGMAAVTDVAGPDRRRLGALLASSAMVFGAGLGPLLSGVLSETLPAPTVTVFLVEAALLGTAALVVWRMPVPRPVPGLAPVPRASAGPGGGKGRDRDRGGDTDRVVWVRVPGVPRGSGWHLALGVAVFGPGIVATSFVLSLGPSLLTDLLGSGSRIVPGALAFAMFLASTCVQFAVQRRSRHTILVGGAVSVVFGMATLVVAVHTATVWALVAAAVLAGAGQGMGQLGGLSLLNSSVPTHRLAEANAALSVGGYAPAGLLAVGAGYLTDAVGLTSAATTFAVTLAAAAGLGGALVVARRSRGGNGQPVRR
- a CDS encoding ArsR family transcriptional regulator; this encodes MPSSAHTISAVRVLPEPADLPAPLPEPAPAELRLETVLGALSDPLRLFIVRKLLLESERFDHPCSWLGIDRPKSSLTHHYKALREAGLIRQRQYGLERRSHVRVADLNDRFPGLLDLVAAWEPPVAP
- a CDS encoding MBL fold metallo-hydrolase, with amino-acid sequence MTGEARIDHLVTSGTFSLDGGTWEVDNNVWLVGDDREVYVIDAAHDARAIIEAVGDRRLLGILCTHGHDDHIDAAPEVSDATGAPILLHPEDEALWRMRHPHRAPDGRLVEGDVLTVADTELRVLHTPGHSPGAVCLYAPTLTAGAPDEGGLSGVGTLFSGDTLFQGGPGATGRSYSSFPTIIDSIRDRLLTLPAETVVRTGHGDSTTIGAEAPHLEEWIARGH
- a CDS encoding MarR family winged helix-turn-helix transcriptional regulator, whose translation is METGDESRFDRGDETPERLKGQLSRLVGMTAVQLRRVAGDALGAVGARKDHFVVLATLAEFGPASQAALSDRTRIYKSDLVAVLNDLAAGGWVRRAPDPADRRRNVISITDSGERRLAELDRVLADVNERVMAPLDHDERRQLFALLGRVNAHLDTPPGRPGHA
- a CDS encoding S-(hydroxymethyl)mycothiol dehydrogenase — translated: MAQQVRGVVALGKGQPVRVETIVVPDPGPGEAVVRVQACGVCHTDLHYREGGINDDFPFLLGHEAAGVVESVGDGVSDVAPGDFVILNWRAVCGQCRACKRGRPWYCFATHNATQKMTLAEGPSAGAELTPALGIGAFAEKTLVAAGQCTKVDPAASPAAAGLLGCGVMAGIGAAINTGNVGRGDSVAVIGCGGVGIAAIAGARLAGAAKIIAVDLDDRKLEQARGLGATHTVNGRTTDVVEAVRGLTDGNGADVVIEAVGRPETYQQAFYARDLAGTVVLVGVPTPEMKLELPLLDVFGRGGALKSSWYGDCLPSRDFPMLVDLYQQGRLDLDAFVSETITLDDIEEAFAKMHRGEVLRSVVIL
- a CDS encoding SH3 domain-containing protein — its product is MAARTRRARVTAATLALGVAAGGAALALGTASAQAADATRAAAPAKPHVTVDTRSTKPLNVRMYPSEDATDVGNLKNGTVVGVDCKVRAQPVQNSTYWYKIRGKEQWITAEFTKSPAGTAPLCKDFFRAQQATDQGKAVG